The window GCTCGTTCGGCCAGGCCGAGGGCCTGCAGAAACTCCGCCGCCTGCGCGGCGTCGAGCTCGCTCAATTCCAGTTCGAGGCGCGCGCAGAGGCCGAGCGCTCCTGCGTCCTCCCCGCGGGCGCGCCGCGCGACCCGGTCCAGGCATGGGCTCGCGGACAGTTCCGCTTCGTCGAGATTCGCGACGTAGAGCACCGGTCTCGATGACAGCAGGTGGAGCCGGCCGATCGTCTGGGCGCTCCCTGACGGCGGTCCTCCCGGCGCCGGCGCGGACTCCGCGGCTTCCGCGGGAATCCGCAGGGGAGCGAACGTCCGGGCGGGACGGCCCGCGGCGAGGTGCGTCTCGAGCGGCGCGAGGACCGCCTCCTCGTCCCGCGCCGTTCGGTCGCCCGTCCGGGCCCGCGGCGCCACTTCCGCCCGCGCCCGCTGCGCCGTCTCGAGGTCCGCCATGATGAGCTCGGTTTCCACGATCTCGATGTCGCGAATCGCGTCCACGCCGCCCTCGACGTGCGCGACCGGTCCGCCGAAACACCGGACGACGTGTACGATCGCATCGACTTCGCGGATGCGGGCGAGAAACCGGTTCCCGAG of the bacterium genome contains:
- the ychF gene encoding redox-regulated ATPase YchF, which gives rise to MALSCGLVGLPNAGKSTLFRALTAAPAEIAPYPFTTIAPGVGVVPVPDARLEAVARVTKPERVVPATIELVDIAGLVRHAHRGEGLGNRFLARIREVDAIVHVVRCFGGPVAHVEGGVDAIRDIEIVETELIMADLETAQRARAEVAPRARTGDRTARDEEAVLAPLETHLAAGRPARTFAPLRIPAEAAESAPAPGGPPSGSAQTIGRLHLLSSRPVLYVANLDEAELSASPCLDRVARRARGEDAGALGLCARLELELSELDAAQAAEFLQALGLAERALPRLVRACFDLLRLRTFFSIASREVRAWTVRAGTRAAQAAGRIHTDMERGFVRAEVVAAGDLVACGSLAAARERGLVRLEGRAYEVADGDVITFRFAP